In Crinalium epipsammum PCC 9333, the genomic window GTAGCATAGTGTGAGTGCGATTGTGCAGTTTCCTTTATTCTTCAGTTCCACCAACCAACTTGGCTGCATTCGGGAAAATAAATCCTTTTGCAGCAGAGTCTCGCCCTCATGGGAGATAAGCTGCACCCGGCACTTATACTTATATTGACTGGAAACAGGAAAATCAGTAGCAGAAACTTCGGTCAGATGTATAATGTGCTGACTATTAAGGGTTTGAATATCAGGCATCTTATAGGTAGGTGGGAAAAGAGTATAGGGACGCGGAGAGTAGTAAAATAGACACAAAACACCCATCTAATCTATCTTAAGCAGGAAGGAAGCGGAGAAGTCGATCTAAGTCTCTTAATGCCCTTACCTTTCTTTTAGTTTATAACCCAGACCCAGAATTGGGTTTTTACCTTTCCTTAAATGTTAAGTAATATTTCGTTAATAGTATCTGGGTCATTGATAATTGTTAATTGTTCAACCTCTGCACTTTTTGAGTTTCATCTAAGGTTTTTTCAACGCCTGTTTCGGCAATTCCTTTAACGTAATTAATTTTGATTTCTTCAAGCATATCTATAAGTAAAGATTGAATTTCTTGCAGGTTTTGCGGCTTTTGTAACTCCACATCTAAGGCGTTGATAAAGTTCTTGCTTAAACGAGCGGTAAGTTTTGCTCCGGCTGGATCTTGTACAGCATTTACTAAAGTACCGTAAGCTTTATCAGACAGGGTATTAACTAAATTTTGGGTGATTTGAGTTGGTAAGTGATTTAAGCCAGGAAGATGATTTAGTTGTTGATAACCTGGAATTTGCTTAAGAGCATTTTCAATATTATGATGAAGTAATGCTTCTAGATCTGGTTGAATTTTGGGCATGACTTCATAGACGCTGAGATTTACTAGGCGAGATGCGATCGCACTTACCTCATTTACTGGATTTACCTGCACATAAGCACGGCGAGTTTCTGGATGCAGCAACCACCGTGCAGCCTCACCGCGCTTGATTATTTCTTGAATCTGATTAATTATCTGTACGCCGACTACTGCTGTTATTTCCTCAGCAAAGTTAGCTACAAAATCATGGTTAAGTTGCGCTCTTAAAGGTTCTAAATTGAGTAACTCAGATTGATACAAACGAACTGTTACTGGAATAATTCTTAACCCCCGCCAGAAAGGTATAAGTAATAATAAATCGTACCAACGACGCAGTATCGCTTCTAACCAATTTAAATGAGGATTACGGCGACTAATGTAAAAAGTTCTAGCTAGAAACTCTAAACTAAATATTATCACAAATGGTAAATCAATTTGCCAAAATTTATCAACAAATTTTCCATTGATATCAATCCCTCGATAGTAATTATAATTCATCAAGGGGCGTATTTTAGTGTTGAAAAAGTTGATTTCTTGCTGCCAACCTACTGCCGCTAGATGTTCTTGGCTCCAAAATGTTGCAAATGCTTGATGGGCTGAACGAATGCCAACGCGATCGCGAATATCATGTTTGATTTTTTCTAATAACCCACTTTTATTTGCCCCAGCAAAGGGGTTATCTTCAATCATTTCGTTGCTCAGAAAACGTAATTTTTCTAGCAATTGTTCTACCTCAGTTGAGGCTAAACCATTTTGCGTAATCTGTTCTTGTAGTTTGTTTACCTGCTCTAAATAGCGTGCTGTCTCTCGATGAGGTTCAATTCCTTGAATCGGGTCATACAATTGAGTTAAAATAGGAATTTCATTTAGATAAACATCACGCCAATGTATATAGCTGATATTAAATAATACTAAGCAAAAATTGATCACAGCAATCAGAGCTATGATTTTTTCCAGCCAGCTATTACGTCTAATTGGGGATTTTTTTACAAGTATTTGTGAAGTCATAAATCGCAGAGTAAGTAATTTCTAAAAATTATAATTTTGTTGAATAATTGTCATCTATACTAGGAAGGATCTACCTAAAGATAGATAAACAGTAATTCGGTTGACTAAATTATCATTTTTATTAGACAATAGTAAGACCAATGATAGATGACAGCAAAAAATAGCAACTTTTAGCTGTGTAGTCTATCTAGTTCGGGCAAAATAGCTGTTTCATAATTATGAGTTTGCTTTCATACTATGGTTATGCTTGATGACTTCAGCTTAATTGAAAAGTTTATCAAGGGAGAGGGTGAACTTTTATCAAATCCAAACTTAAGAGTTGAATCTACATTTAAGACTGACCAACTTTTAGCTAGAAATGGCACGGTTGTAGCGGTTATCGCTGATAAAAATCCTGTTAAAGCAGTTAGCGTTAACACAGCTTCAAAACATTTTTATTTAATGAGTCAGGTACTACTGACGCATACTTTTGCCCCTGTGGGTGAAATAAAAGGATCGAAATTAATTCAGTATGAGCCGCATGAAATTCCTGCTGGTTATAAGGTAAATTATACCCCTGTTAAAACCTTATTTAAAAAATGGTGGACTCAGCACCGTGCGAGTAACGAACACGAAATTAAGCTAGACTTGCTAATTTTAACCCGCTCTAAATGGTATCCTATAAGAAGTATTAGTCATAACCTAGGAGGACTCTTTTTTAAAACGTTGGTTGATGAAATTTATGTAAATAATGAAGATGGCATGGTTTGGTTAAGCCGAATTACAGATAGTCAAATAGAAGATAATATTAATAGTATTACGGCGCAGAGTATTAATGCTGATAATCAGCCATTATCTGAGCAAGTACCACAGATAGATCATAATCAAATTCAAGGGGCAGAAGCTATACTTCCTATAGCTATTCGGATTTTTAATGGCTGTCTTAAAGCTGGAAAAACGCAAGAAATTAAACCAGGAGTTTGGTTAGCAAAAGGCGCTGGCTACAATTTAATTTACAAACCTGATACGCAAGATTTTTCGATTGTAGCAAATCAACGGGGGGTAGTTTGTAAATATAAAGGTAAGGTGGTTGAGGATGCTAATAATTTAAAGTCAGAAGATATGGAGTTATGGCGGAAAATTAAGGATAAGTTAGAAAGTCAGAATTTAAAAATTAAAGAATGATGGTGCATCATTAGAAATAATTTTAAGTAAGTAAAACCCCACCCCCCTGCCCCTCCCTGTCAACGGAGAGGGGGACTTATATGTATGATTAACCCGAAATTATGTAGAGACGCACATAATATAATTTGATTGGCGCTACCACTCTTGTAAAGCGATCGCAATTCCTTGTTTTAATTCTACTGATAATTGGGTATCTGCTGCTAACTGCTGTAGTTGTTGATGTGCTTGTTGTGGTGCTAGGGTTTTTAGGGCTGCGATCGCATGAAGTTGTACATCTGAATCTGCTAACATTTGAATTAGTGTATCTATTGCCTTAATTTCTCCTAATTGTCCTAACGCTAGTGCTAAGGAGTTTTTCAGGTTAGTTTGTTGCGCTAGTTGTTCTGAGTTAATAAATTCGATCAGAATATCTGCTGCTTGTGATTTTAATGGCTTTTCTATCCTTCCAAGCTGCATGATTATTTCTTGAGATACTGATGGCGTAGAAGTTAACCCTTGACGCAAGCAATCTAAACTGTAAGATGTATTTATCCAAGCTAATGCTCTGACAACTGTTAGTTGTAAAACTTCTGGTGTTGCTGGTGATTTAAGTATGGAAAATAAAGCAGTAGCAGCGTCATCAGTACCTAAACGTCCGAGTGCGATCGCCGCACAACCGCAAACGTCTATATTAAAATCATATAGTAGCGGTTTAATGTGGTTAACTAAATCTAATTCATCCCTTAAATCAGGACGTAAACCTAAACCTACCACAGCTTGTTTTCTGACTGGTGCAGCTAAATCTTGCAAAGCTGATAACAGTATTGGAGGAATTCTAGCATCATGGAAGCTGCTAAGAGCTTCAATTGCAGTAGCGCGTACTGTGACATTTTGATCCTTGACAACAGTAAGTAAAGGAGCGATAGTTTGAGAAGAACGAATTTGAGCAAGCGATCTCACTGCTAATAAACGTGATTCTTCTTGTGATAATAAACCTGTAAGTGCGTCTATTGCAGAGGAACCTAGATTTATTAATCCTGTCCGCGCCATTTCTACTAATTCTTCATCTTCAGTAGATTGGATTAATTCAATTAAAGACGTAACAACTGTAGGATGATTAAATCCTGCTAAAATGCGACCTGCAAACCAGCGTAATTCAATCTCTGCATCTTCATCTTGCATGATGGTAATTAAAGGTGCGATCGCATTTTCTCCCAGTTTGGGAAACACCTTTGCAACATCCCATCTTTCTTGAAAATCACCCGCATTAAGTACTTCTAAAGCTAGGTATAAAACTTGCTCTAATTCTGCTGTAGTTAGTTGAGATGCTGTCTCAGGATTTTTTTCTGGTTTGGCGGTGATGAGTTGTTGTAAATATTGACTTACTAAAGACCAATCTTTTTGTTGGGCTGCTGTTTGTGCTTGTGATAAAATATTTAATATCATGTGAAACAAATAATTTTATTTCAGCAATATACCTTAGTTTATTTATAAATCAAAATGCCGCCGGAAGCGAGGATCAATGTAGTGTTGTTTGCGCTGGTTACAAATTCGGCAGAGTGTTTGCAGATTACTAATATCGTTAGAACCGCCAGTAGCAAGGGGGATGATGTGATCAATAGTAAGTTCAGTTTCTAATTGAGTTTTACCACAGCTTTGACAGTGATAGCGATCGCGATCGTATACATATTTCCTGACTTCAGGAGGAATGCGAATTCTGGGTGTTTTACTCATTGGTTGTTTTCCTAAGTTTGTTCATTAATCATACGGCGGAGATCATCTAGTGGTGATTCAGGTTCGTTAGTTTCGGGTTGATTGTTTTCTGGTGTTTCTGTATCTTCGGGTTCGTCAGGGCAAAATTCTAAACTTATTCTGATTTTTACTCTTCCTTTTTTCCAACCTTTAGAGCCAGGTTTAAGTATTTCACAATCACAAGCTCGTTCAAACACATCATCAGGGATGATACCTTTAGAACCTAGTATTTGTCGTAAAGTATATAATGCTTGATCCTTCAAAACCTCATTGAATGCTGAAATCAATTGTCCTACCTTAAAAATAGAACCAGTCTCGGAAAATAACACTGCAATATCATTTTCTTCTGATTCAGAATCGAGGGGGCGAAATTGATTGTTCATAAAAAATTTAGTTGTTGATTTTGTTGATTAATTATCCGGCGTAGATCGTCTAGCGGTGATTCTAGTTGAGTAATTTCTGGGTTATCAGTACTAGGATCATGTTCTTCTTAAACATAAATCTTTAATAAGTATACAACCGAGAACGGAAAACCCCACCCCCAGCCCCTCCCCTTATTAAGGGGAGGGGGGCAGGGTTCTTTTAAATAAGTATAAAAATTTAATTTAAGATTATCTTTGCTATAAACATCACAACGCGCTGTTAATGAATTCTCTGTATATTAATCCCCATGATTGGCTCAATTTAACAATTAGACTGACTCTAGCCTTAATCGCTGGGGGAGTTGTTGGTTGGAATCGCCAACTAAGCGGTAAAGCGGCTGGATTGAGAACTCATATGCTAGTTAGCTTAGGCGCGGCGTTATTTGCTTTGGTTCCCTTAATAGCGAGTAATTCCCCATCAGTTGATAGCCTTAGTCGTGCGATTCAAGGAGTCGCAACAGGTATAGGATTTTTAGGCGCGGGAGAAATATTACATCAATCTACTCAAGAGACAGGTAAACCACAAGTGCGGGGGTTAACATCAGCAGCAGGAATTTGGGTAACAGCAGCGTTAGGATTAATTGCAGGTTGTGGTTTATGGGAACTTGGCGCAATTGGTACTTTAATGACATTGTTTACTCTTAGTGTTGCTAAGAAGATAGAAAAGGTTGCTTTTAAAAACAGAGATAAAAATGAAATTTAGGCTAAAATGTAGAGACGCGAAATTT contains:
- a CDS encoding HEAT repeat domain-containing protein, whose amino-acid sequence is MILNILSQAQTAAQQKDWSLVSQYLQQLITAKPEKNPETASQLTTAELEQVLYLALEVLNAGDFQERWDVAKVFPKLGENAIAPLITIMQDEDAEIELRWFAGRILAGFNHPTVVTSLIELIQSTEDEELVEMARTGLINLGSSAIDALTGLLSQEESRLLAVRSLAQIRSSQTIAPLLTVVKDQNVTVRATAIEALSSFHDARIPPILLSALQDLAAPVRKQAVVGLGLRPDLRDELDLVNHIKPLLYDFNIDVCGCAAIALGRLGTDDAATALFSILKSPATPEVLQLTVVRALAWINTSYSLDCLRQGLTSTPSVSQEIIMQLGRIEKPLKSQAADILIEFINSEQLAQQTNLKNSLALALGQLGEIKAIDTLIQMLADSDVQLHAIAALKTLAPQQAHQQLQQLAADTQLSVELKQGIAIALQEW
- a CDS encoding HNH endonuclease → MSKTPRIRIPPEVRKYVYDRDRYHCQSCGKTQLETELTIDHIIPLATGGSNDISNLQTLCRICNQRKQHYIDPRFRRHFDL
- a CDS encoding KGK domain-containing protein, encoding MNNQFRPLDSESEENDIAVLFSETGSIFKVGQLISAFNEVLKDQALYTLRQILGSKGIIPDDVFERACDCEILKPGSKGWKKGRVKIRISLEFCPDEPEDTETPENNQPETNEPESPLDDLRRMINEQT
- a CDS encoding MgtC/SapB family protein, producing MNSLYINPHDWLNLTIRLTLALIAGGVVGWNRQLSGKAAGLRTHMLVSLGAALFALVPLIASNSPSVDSLSRAIQGVATGIGFLGAGEILHQSTQETGKPQVRGLTSAAGIWVTAALGLIAGCGLWELGAIGTLMTLFTLSVAKKIEKVAFKNRDKNEI